In a genomic window of Acropora muricata isolate sample 2 chromosome 2, ASM3666990v1, whole genome shotgun sequence:
- the LOC136893843 gene encoding mucin-like protein, with protein sequence MCGCQNGGQCVEPKVGDALNNDSKFIYLGCNCAVGYTGRFCENDLNACELNGNPCFQGVSCTDHPAPANLSGFTCGQCPVGYNGDGINCLDIDECASNMSCVQECTNTRARFNVAAAEFNCSQDIGCNQVCYKSGRNGSETCDCYSGYKLASDTKTCADIDECSLPDVRCTQLCINTEGGFHCKCSAGFKLEADGFFCSDINECLDSSLFNCSDFQICENTDGNYVCKCQEGMHLINGSCKALKKGVTPPPPTLGTPKPASEQEKSNSVELRLVGMTLAQYNVTVDQKLKTTMAQQVNIFCETDRAGCGLKFVAKRRRRALNIFTADHVNLVPGFPIQENDGLRVAFYIRLPSVIARDGVIPVDALLQAVNRSKSELEAALGVKISEIKKGLEPTNTPTYPTSSASNATTVTSSTTSRGSVPSTGPTEIGEEANDDWKYIVVGVVVGAVIIFILGGVIYCVLKKKKERKVAISNENEGQGRGSPGSDVDVNRLERHEMAVYHGGAPHQPQV encoded by the exons ATGTGTGGCTGCCAAAATGGAGGTCAGTGTGTGGAACCGAAGGTGGGAGACGCCCTCAACAACGACAGCAAATTCATTTACCTGGGATGTAACTGTGCGGTTGGTTACACAGGACGCTTCTGCGAGAACGATCTCAACGCATGCGAGTTAAACGGAAATCCTTGTTTCCAGGGAGTGAGTTGTACAGACCACCCAGCTCCGGCGAATCTCTCGGGCTTCACCTGTGGGCAATGTCCTGTAGGCTATAATGGCGATGGCATCAATTGCCTTG atattgatgaatgtgCGTCTAATATGAGCTGCGTGCAGGAATGTACGAACACCCGGGCTCGTTTCAATGTAGCTGCAG CGGAATTTAACTGCTCACAAGACATTGGTTGCAATCAAGTTTGCTACAAAAGTGGGCGGAACGGCTCTGAAACCTGTGATTGTTACTCGGGATATAAGCTTGCAAGTGACACCAAAACTTGCGCAG ATATCGACGAGTGTTCACTTCCTGACGTGAGATGTACTCAGCTATGCATTAACACTGAAGGGGGCTTCCATTGCAAATGTTCCGCAGGATTCAAACTGGAGGCAGATGGCTTCTTCTGTTCAG ACATCAACGAGTGCCTAGATTCCTCGCTGTTCAACTGCTCTGATTTCCAAATTTGTGAAAACACGGATGGTAACTACGTCTGCAAATGCCAAGAGGGAATGCATCTCATAAATGGCTCATGTAAAG CACTCAAAAAAGGCGTGACGCCACCCCCTCCTACACTCGGTACACCTAAGCCGGCATCAGAGCAGGAAAAAAGCAATTCAGTGGAGCTCCGCTTGGTTGGAATGACATTAGCTCAG TACAACGTAACGGTCGATCAAAAGCTTAAAACAACTATGGCGCAACAAGTAAACATCTTTTGTGAGACGGATAGAGCTGGCTGCGGGCTTAAGTTTGTGGCCAAAAGAAGAAG ACGTGCTTTGAATATTTTCACAGCGGATCATGTGAATCTGGTGCCAGGATTCCCAATACAGGAGAACGACGGCCTAAGAGTGGCATTCTACATACGGTTACCATCCGTAATCGCTCGGGATGGCGTTATTCCAGTCGATGCCCTACTGCAGGCTGTAAATCGTTCCAAATCGGAGTTAGAAGCTGCTCTTGGCGTCAAAATCAGTGAGATTAAGAAAGGATTGGAACCAACTAACACACCCACATATCCAACTAGTAGTGCTAGTAATGCGACGACGGTAACTTCGTCCACAACTTCTCGCGGGAGTGTTCCGTCAACCGGTCCAACAGAGATTGGTGAGGAAGCCAATGACGACTGGAAGTATATTGTTGTTGGTGTCGTCGTTGGAGCAGTGATCATCTTTATCCTCGGTGGCGTCATCTACTGTGT cctcaagaaaaagaaagagagaaaagttgcaatttcaaatgaaaatgaaggaCAGGGAAGAGGCTCTCCGGGAAGCGACGTGGATGTGAATCGACTCGAGAGACATGAAATGGCAGTATATCACGGAGGAGCACCGCACCAACCTCAAGTGTAG